One window of ANME-2 cluster archaeon genomic DNA carries:
- a CDS encoding TrkH family potassium uptake protein yields the protein MKFNNLKIIAREIGNLLLIVCVLSFLSISISFIFNEYHAAFGLLVTSLLSGIAGLALKYSCKGASDLQLKHAMAISSIAWLVIPLFSALPYILVERMSPLNSFFEAVSGWTGTGLSMIVAPSQLTHTIQFWRSLTQWIGGVGVIVLMLSIITRPGTIMFYLYRAEGREEKIFPHIMDTVRMIWWIYFFLTFISILLLLAVGMPLWDSINHAMVAVGTGGFSIKDASIASYDNPFIELALIPIMVIGAVSFLVHYKILKGNPGEFLRDLQCRTLLIVIIVAAFGLTLENYLHFSDWILSSRYSIFQVVSALTCTGLQTGIIHEWTSTAHIVLILVMLLGGAAGSTAGGIKLIRGVALYSGIDWWFKKISLPENAVVVHKFGEKVLSSDNMYALLSEAALISFLWFIFLIIGIFVMLQITPLSYDLDDVIFEVVSAQSNVGLSTGITTPDMNWAGKIMLIINMWIGRLEIIPIIVMFKLIFRGFE from the coding sequence TTGAAATTCAATAATCTTAAGATCATAGCCAGAGAAATTGGAAATCTTTTGCTGATAGTCTGTGTATTATCATTCCTGTCAATATCTATTTCTTTCATATTCAATGAATATCATGCAGCTTTTGGATTGCTCGTTACGTCTCTTCTCTCGGGAATTGCCGGACTTGCATTAAAATATTCGTGCAAGGGTGCGAGTGACCTCCAATTGAAACATGCAATGGCCATCTCATCCATAGCATGGCTTGTTATACCTCTGTTCAGTGCTCTCCCCTATATTCTAGTAGAAAGGATGTCGCCGTTAAATTCGTTCTTTGAAGCAGTCTCAGGATGGACCGGTACCGGACTGAGCATGATAGTTGCCCCTTCACAACTCACCCATACCATTCAGTTCTGGCGCTCCCTCACTCAATGGATAGGTGGTGTCGGAGTTATTGTCCTGATGTTAAGCATAATAACCCGGCCAGGTACCATCATGTTCTATTTATATCGTGCCGAGGGACGGGAAGAAAAAATATTTCCGCATATCATGGATACTGTGCGAATGATATGGTGGATATACTTCTTTCTTACTTTTATTTCAATACTTCTTCTCCTGGCAGTGGGAATGCCGTTGTGGGATTCAATAAATCATGCCATGGTCGCGGTAGGAACAGGTGGTTTTTCAATAAAAGATGCAAGTATAGCCTCATATGACAATCCATTTATTGAACTGGCTCTCATTCCGATAATGGTAATAGGTGCAGTTTCATTCCTTGTCCACTATAAAATATTGAAGGGCAATCCAGGTGAATTCCTGAGGGATCTGCAGTGTCGTACTTTACTGATTGTGATCATAGTGGCCGCATTCGGTCTTACACTTGAGAATTATCTCCATTTCAGTGATTGGATACTGTCATCCCGGTATTCAATATTCCAGGTTGTTTCAGCCCTGACATGCACCGGTCTGCAAACAGGAATAATCCATGAATGGACTTCCACTGCCCATATCGTACTCATCCTGGTAATGTTGCTGGGAGGTGCTGCAGGTTCAACAGCAGGCGGAATTAAACTTATTCGTGGTGTTGCCCTGTATTCGGGAATTGACTGGTGGTTCAAAAAGATCTCACTGCCGGAAAATGCAGTTGTTGTTCATAAGTTTGGCGAAAAGGTGCTTTCAAGTGATAATATGTACGCCCTTCTCAGCGAAGCCGCACTTATTTCATTTCTGTGGTTTATTTTTCTTATCATTGGAATATTTGTCATGCTTCAGATCACTCCGTTATCTTATGATCTGGACGACGTCATATTTGAAGTGGTATCAGCACAGAGCAATGTAGGTCTATCCACCGGAATCACGACTCCGGACATGAACTGGGCCGGAAAGATCATGTTGATAATCAATATGTGGATAGGCAGGTTAGAGATCATTCCGATTATTGTGATGTTCAAGCTAATATTCCGGGGATTTGAATAG
- a CDS encoding DUF475 domain-containing protein, with translation MDAFSIILIIVGLALFETVTSIDNAVINAEVLSTMSMKARRWFLTWGIFIAVFAVRGALPWLIVWSSHPSLGPVDAFTAMFSNDHEIAMAIEESSPVLLVSGGVFLIFLFFHWLFIETKNYGLRGERFFYRHGVWFFAVVSIILTLITWFSIQQNPFMAFGAVLGSTAFFIVHGFRQNAEQREKELIGNTHLTDWSKIMYLEVIDATFSIDGVVGAFAFTLSVPLILVGNGIGAIMVRNLTMSNIDRIKKYLYLKNGAMYSIFFLGMIMVLDSFQFHIPPWLSPVITFLIISYFFLKSRRFL, from the coding sequence ATGGATGCATTTTCAATTATTTTAATTATTGTGGGTCTTGCTCTCTTTGAGACAGTGACCAGCATCGACAATGCGGTAATCAATGCAGAAGTGCTCTCGACCATGTCCATGAAGGCAAGACGGTGGTTCCTGACATGGGGAATTTTCATTGCAGTCTTTGCCGTCAGAGGCGCATTACCCTGGCTGATTGTCTGGTCATCCCATCCATCCCTGGGTCCTGTTGATGCTTTTACAGCCATGTTCAGCAATGACCACGAGATAGCAATGGCCATCGAAGAATCATCACCGGTATTGCTGGTATCAGGCGGCGTTTTCCTGATATTCCTGTTCTTTCACTGGCTGTTCATCGAGACCAAGAACTACGGTCTCAGGGGCGAGAGATTCTTTTACCGGCACGGGGTATGGTTCTTTGCAGTAGTGTCCATTATTCTAACTTTAATAACGTGGTTTTCCATTCAGCAGAACCCATTTATGGCATTCGGTGCGGTGCTGGGTTCAACGGCATTTTTTATTGTTCACGGTTTCAGGCAGAATGCAGAACAGAGGGAGAAAGAACTTATAGGTAATACTCATCTGACCGACTGGAGTAAGATCATGTATCTGGAAGTTATCGATGCAACATTTTCTATTGATGGTGTGGTAGGTGCATTCGCATTTACTCTTTCAGTCCCGTTGATCCTGGTCGGGAACGGTATCGGTGCCATAATGGTGCGCAATCTCACAATGAGCAACATTGACAGGATAAAAAAATATCTATATCTGAAAAATGGAGCGATGTATTCAATTTTTTTCCTGGGAATGATCATGGTGCTGGACAGTTTTCAATTCCATATTCCACCCTGGCTGTCACCAGTGATAACATTTTTAATAATCAGTTATTTCTTTTTAAAGTCACGAAGGTTCCTATGA
- a CDS encoding TATA-box-binding protein: protein MSVVDRVKATLKIENMVASTSVGDYVDLVHAAELFEGAEYDPEHFSGVIVRLKEPSSTVLVFRSGKMVSTGAKGYEIVEDGIGRVVEALYGAGLIPEIVPYIQYKNIVFSANLGVQLNMNKVALGLGLENVEYEPDTFPGMVYRLFVPKVVILIFSTGRLVITGCKEYDDALEALDIIVRDLEEMGILE from the coding sequence ATGTCAGTCGTGGACAGGGTAAAAGCCACCCTGAAAATAGAGAACATGGTAGCCTCCACATCAGTAGGCGATTATGTCGACCTGGTACACGCGGCAGAATTGTTCGAGGGGGCAGAGTATGACCCTGAACATTTTTCAGGTGTTATTGTCAGGTTGAAAGAACCCTCAAGTACAGTCCTGGTATTCAGGAGCGGTAAAATGGTTTCAACTGGCGCCAAGGGCTACGAGATTGTTGAGGATGGCATTGGCAGGGTAGTGGAAGCATTGTACGGTGCAGGACTCATTCCGGAGATAGTTCCCTACATCCAGTATAAGAACATCGTATTCTCGGCAAACCTTGGTGTACAGCTGAACATGAATAAAGTAGCACTGGGTCTTGGTCTTGAGAATGTGGAATATGAACCGGATACATTCCCTGGCATGGTGTACCGTTTATTCGTACCAAAGGTAGTCATATTGATATTCAGTACAGGCAGACTGGTCATAACTGGTTGTAAAGAATATGATGATGCATTGGAAGCATTAGATATAATTGTCCGGGACCTGGAAGAAATGGGTATTCTGGAATAG
- a CDS encoding BlaI/MecI/CopY family transcriptional regulator — protein MVRIHHINLEKKGLVKFMSPYEVEILQILWEKRTLNSTQIQQYLSKNNRVLKIATVSGLLSRLEDAGYVTRETIQSGSKLRYVYSPVAGEKEMAELISHGIMEHLEEAYGSDFYEFIQTYSDSSNMNGSFS, from the coding sequence GTGGTCAGAATACATCACATAAATCTGGAAAAAAAAGGACTGGTGAAATTCATGAGTCCTTACGAGGTCGAAATACTCCAGATACTGTGGGAAAAAAGAACTCTGAACAGTACGCAGATACAGCAATATCTATCAAAGAATAACAGGGTATTGAAAATTGCTACGGTATCAGGTCTCCTTTCCAGGCTTGAAGATGCGGGATATGTGACCAGGGAGACCATCCAGTCAGGTTCAAAACTGCGTTATGTATATTCACCCGTTGCAGGGGAGAAAGAGATGGCGGAATTGATATCGCATGGAATAATGGAACATCTGGAAGAGGCTTATGGAAGCGACTTTTATGAATTCATACAGACGTATAGTGATTCCAGTAACATGAATGGATCCTTTTCATGA
- a CDS encoding DUF255 domain-containing protein, protein MFNKRPIILAILAGIVIISASVYLLNQNDNATALPDEVNTTTLNLGQLTFQTSIGDAMHRAQSENKMIFIYGRSLSCGWCKKFEAESFNDERITSLLNENFVLLSIDTVEQRDIAINLGIRATPTSIFTTPDGQEIIGTRIPGYMDQDSFYEHLNEVINNEV, encoded by the coding sequence ATGTTCAATAAAAGACCGATAATTCTGGCAATCCTGGCAGGCATTGTGATAATTTCAGCTTCAGTTTATCTCTTAAATCAAAACGACAACGCAACAGCACTTCCTGATGAAGTGAACACTACAACCCTGAATCTGGGCCAGCTCACGTTCCAGACCTCGATTGGCGATGCAATGCACCGCGCGCAGTCAGAGAACAAAATGATATTTATTTACGGCAGGTCGCTATCCTGCGGCTGGTGCAAGAAATTCGAAGCCGAGTCGTTCAATGATGAACGAATCACGAGTTTACTCAACGAGAATTTTGTTCTTCTGTCCATCGATACAGTCGAACAGAGGGATATTGCCATCAATCTTGGCATAAGAGCCACCCCCACTTCCATTTTTACCACACCGGACGGCCAGGAAATAATTGGCACAAGAATTCCCGGATATATGGACCAGGACTCCTTCTATGAACACCTGAATGAAGTAATCAACAACGAGGTATAA
- a CDS encoding PCYCGC domain-containing protein translates to MAAKKKLNRAANQSQGAVAPSKNRRKKEHNKLLIYAVAGVVILAGAYFIMSNNTQADNYDDLNLPSYAYNNPVTLKAYGYTLKNPEVVEKIPCYCGCGGMGHKSLKNCFISDEGVYSSHASNCDICVGEVIRIKNLFDSGMYISEIKDVIDGEYSRYGPNNGGVPISQDFNINTISAISSAPSPRQAPDVDYSKLEMKYGFRSLANGLNMTPKGVIWGQFVNMKLVDGTPLKEYGVTRIQPPGFYGVPLVSMFSADYSQDSWIELHDIGYTDTGILPVNEPGMSNIVTTRPFIFGHTYNVQQTSLLITGTSNLENSYGDYKILLDEVDGENTAIGMVGIPRTRYSDTFYSGLNDAGNGLVQHELVYHLVQNGEILVSEYRTRASNSLASGFTRYDVEQTGDLLTVTIVGTLDNVLAETQ, encoded by the coding sequence ATGGCAGCAAAGAAGAAACTAAACAGAGCCGCAAATCAATCACAGGGGGCAGTCGCCCCTTCAAAAAACCGCAGGAAAAAAGAGCACAATAAATTATTAATATACGCCGTCGCCGGAGTCGTAATACTTGCCGGTGCATATTTCATAATGAGCAATAACACCCAGGCTGATAATTATGATGACCTGAACCTTCCAAGCTACGCATATAATAACCCGGTAACCCTGAAGGCTTATGGATACACCCTGAAAAATCCTGAAGTAGTTGAGAAGATACCCTGTTATTGCGGGTGCGGCGGAATGGGCCATAAGAGCCTGAAAAACTGCTTCATCTCTGACGAGGGAGTGTATTCCAGCCATGCTTCCAACTGTGACATCTGTGTTGGCGAGGTCATCAGGATAAAGAACCTGTTCGACTCGGGCATGTATATATCAGAAATAAAGGATGTCATCGATGGTGAATACAGCAGGTACGGACCCAACAACGGAGGAGTTCCAATCTCGCAGGACTTCAATATCAACACGATAAGTGCAATAAGCAGCGCCCCATCACCCAGACAGGCCCCTGATGTGGATTACAGCAAACTTGAAATGAAATACGGTTTCAGGAGCCTTGCTAACGGTCTTAACATGACCCCGAAAGGAGTGATATGGGGCCAGTTCGTCAATATGAAACTGGTTGATGGTACCCCTCTCAAAGAATATGGCGTGACAAGGATACAGCCTCCCGGATTCTATGGAGTGCCGCTCGTTAGCATGTTCAGTGCCGATTACAGCCAGGACTCATGGATAGAGCTTCATGATATAGGATATACCGACACTGGCATATTACCGGTGAATGAGCCGGGCATGAGCAATATTGTAACGACCAGGCCTTTTATCTTCGGGCATACTTACAATGTGCAGCAGACCAGCCTGCTTATTACCGGCACATCGAATCTGGAAAATTCTTATGGTGACTACAAGATACTGCTTGATGAGGTCGACGGTGAAAATACAGCCATAGGCATGGTAGGAATTCCCAGGACCCGTTACTCTGATACATTCTACAGCGGTTTGAATGATGCCGGGAACGGACTGGTTCAGCACGAACTGGTATATCACCTGGTACAGAATGGCGAGATACTGGTCTCAGAGTACAGGACAAGGGCATCCAACAGTCTTGCATCAGGATTTACCCGGTATGATGTTGAGCAGACCGGCGATCTGTTGACGGTGACCATCGTGGGCACCCTGGATAATGTACTGGCCGAAACCCAATAA
- a CDS encoding cytochrome c biogenesis CcdA family protein, with protein sequence MEVQAPSLVLAFAAGLLTILTPCILPILPAVLAGSQGSRFRPVSIVLGMSLSFTLMGGVISAVGSSIFELGEYLRWFAIFFITGMGAVMFDEDINNIYVGLSSRVLEAVRSVLKPLTSRGPDIQGQGMLGGFALGSSLGFMWIPCVGPILGSILLFASLKGNTEYGMLMLMVYSIGVGIPMLIIAYSGKYAAANFRWLMPYTPWFKKLSGLVLILVGLMILFGIDKMIQAALLPFIPPII encoded by the coding sequence ATGGAAGTCCAGGCACCGTCCCTTGTATTGGCATTCGCGGCAGGGTTATTGACCATCCTGACACCCTGCATCCTGCCTATCCTGCCAGCTGTACTGGCGGGTTCACAGGGAAGCAGGTTTCGCCCGGTATCAATAGTCCTGGGCATGTCTCTCTCGTTCACCCTGATGGGGGGTGTGATATCTGCTGTTGGCTCTTCGATATTTGAATTAGGAGAATACCTCAGGTGGTTTGCCATTTTCTTTATCACCGGTATGGGTGCCGTGATGTTTGACGAAGATATTAACAACATCTATGTCGGCTTATCCAGCAGGGTACTGGAAGCGGTCCGGTCCGTGTTGAAGCCCCTGACCAGCAGGGGACCGGATATCCAGGGACAGGGTATGCTGGGCGGCTTTGCACTGGGTTCATCCCTCGGTTTCATGTGGATACCCTGTGTCGGCCCCATCCTTGGCTCCATACTCCTGTTCGCCAGCCTGAAAGGAAATACCGAGTACGGCATGTTGATGCTCATGGTATATTCTATCGGAGTAGGTATTCCCATGCTGATAATCGCATATTCGGGAAAATATGCAGCTGCGAACTTCAGATGGTTGATGCCATACACTCCCTGGTTCAAGAAACTCTCAGGCCTGGTGCTGATACTGGTTGGATTGATGATACTGTTCGGTATCGACAAGATGATACAAGCGGCTCTGCTGCCCTTTATTCCGCCAATAATATAG
- a CDS encoding 4Fe-4S binding protein has protein sequence MKKTGIKKVVSATMTTPAYPDERGRNIVRQKRTLKQEPDLFEHTPGNYLESGIISRILRWPQYQTAVHILTTAVFLLIIYSGLTGGNDQKMVEGSVFATAFVWDIWHPLLAFSILIIGRFWCSVCPLGAIHSWVSRTFSLNRKYPEKFRNVWIAIALFIFVTAAERHLFRFTRNPEATAFLLLTFLGIAIVMGMVYEKRTFCKFVCPTGLVLGVFSMISGSELRCSSKDVCKAHKDKECLTGNEHGHGCPMYEFPQTMERNNSCIYCTQCIKTCSKNNIRVSTRPLGMDVLKSKKVYPDEAFFVHSITVIMFFLMGMEHTPFRNRIIELVHWLGIDRNIMAVVILTGISISAVLLMYLAMRGTHDQQHARNRFVSYSYAFIPLGLAAYMAWNLFKLIRGIFFGMYEVTHWAGLNIINGNPSLDYGTINLLQILILIAGFVFSLWLGYGLSRSQNGNRLAGSGIAGAFAVMTLYTAIGLWILTLPVLDMT, from the coding sequence ATGAAAAAAACCGGTATAAAAAAAGTTGTATCTGCTACCATGACCACACCTGCATATCCGGATGAACGGGGCCGGAACATCGTTAGACAGAAAAGGACCCTTAAACAGGAACCTGACCTGTTTGAACATACGCCTGGTAATTATCTTGAATCCGGTATTATCTCCCGCATCCTGAGGTGGCCGCAATACCAGACGGCTGTCCATATCCTCACTACTGCCGTATTCCTGCTAATAATCTACTCAGGGCTTACCGGCGGCAACGACCAGAAGATGGTCGAAGGCAGCGTGTTCGCAACAGCTTTTGTGTGGGATATATGGCACCCGCTCCTGGCCTTTTCCATCCTTATCATCGGACGTTTCTGGTGTTCGGTCTGCCCGTTGGGCGCCATTCATTCCTGGGTAAGCCGTACTTTTAGCCTGAACCGCAAATATCCTGAAAAGTTCAGGAATGTGTGGATTGCCATTGCACTGTTCATATTTGTCACTGCTGCCGAGCGACACCTGTTCAGGTTCACCCGCAACCCTGAGGCTACTGCATTCCTGCTGTTGACCTTCCTTGGCATTGCGATAGTAATGGGCATGGTATACGAGAAGCGCACCTTTTGCAAATTCGTCTGTCCGACCGGACTGGTGCTGGGAGTGTTCAGCATGATATCCGGCAGTGAATTGCGCTGCTCATCGAAGGATGTATGCAAGGCGCATAAGGATAAGGAATGCCTCACCGGTAATGAGCACGGTCACGGCTGCCCCATGTACGAGTTCCCCCAGACCATGGAACGCAATAACTCCTGCATTTATTGCACCCAATGCATCAAAACCTGCTCAAAAAACAACATCCGCGTGAGTACCCGCCCCCTGGGAATGGACGTGCTTAAATCAAAAAAGGTGTACCCTGACGAGGCCTTCTTCGTGCATTCAATCACTGTCATAATGTTCTTCCTTATGGGTATGGAACACACGCCGTTCCGTAACAGGATTATCGAACTGGTGCACTGGCTGGGTATCGACCGAAACATCATGGCGGTGGTCATCCTGACCGGTATCAGTATATCTGCAGTTCTGTTGATGTACCTGGCAATGCGCGGTACACACGACCAGCAACATGCCCGGAACCGGTTCGTATCCTATTCCTACGCGTTCATACCTCTGGGACTGGCCGCATACATGGCATGGAACCTGTTCAAACTGATTCGGGGCATCTTCTTTGGGATGTATGAAGTCACTCACTGGGCCGGGTTGAACATCATCAACGGCAATCCATCCCTGGACTACGGGACCATTAACCTGTTACAGATACTGATATTGATTGCCGGGTTTGTATTTTCCCTCTGGTTAGGATATGGGCTGTCCCGGAGCCAGAACGGCAACAGACTGGCAGGTTCAGGAATTGCAGGTGCGTTTGCGGTCATGACTTTGTACACAGCCATAGGTCTGTGGATACTTACCCTGCCTGTGCTGGACATGACCTGA
- a CDS encoding thioredoxin family protein, protein MRTKKAITLVVLVLVIGFLYLTMNNSVVLSDENYAYLSDFQWHKNLDEGMAISREENKPVFVYFWAVWCQYCEKFETQTLTDPRIRQMLEEDFVMVAIDLDEDNVVPARYGVSYPPHELFVDGNGKVIDRVGGYVDADYFYQLLKSVKANYDSTHGGQ, encoded by the coding sequence ATGAGAACCAAGAAAGCAATAACCCTCGTAGTATTGGTACTGGTGATAGGCTTCCTGTACCTCACAATGAACAACTCGGTGGTGCTCAGTGATGAGAACTACGCGTACCTGTCAGATTTCCAGTGGCATAAGAACCTGGATGAAGGTATGGCCATTTCCAGGGAAGAGAACAAACCTGTATTTGTCTATTTCTGGGCCGTTTGGTGCCAGTATTGTGAGAAATTCGAGACCCAGACCCTGACCGACCCCCGGATACGGCAGATGCTGGAAGAAGATTTCGTGATGGTGGCCATCGACCTGGACGAGGATAACGTGGTTCCCGCACGGTACGGTGTCAGTTACCCGCCCCATGAACTGTTCGTGGACGGTAACGGGAAAGTGATCGACAGGGTGGGGGGTTATGTCGATGCCGATTATTTCTACCAATTACTGAAGTCGGTCAAGGCAAATTACGATTCTACTCATGGAGGACAATAA
- the ccsA gene encoding cytochrome c biogenesis protein CcsA, protein METGDSLLFLAIVTNVIILAGLLLKELKNDETFMPWMTWLLRGATALLTIDLLLLTSYFVNSNFRYIYVWQYSSLDLSLFYKISAVLAGQSGTLLFWVWVIVVSAFWLSEKHGWDTPLIRRTQLVTLLVGLYLMIMTFKISPFETIFVSNPSLPPNFMPDDGSGLNTLLITPWMAIHPPTLFIGYGLMTIPFAAAMVYLFTGEKGWEPIARQWGRLTWLFLTWGIALGGLWAYLILGWGGFWAWDPVETSSFIPWLVLTGFLHAISQHRKNEMNFQLAAPLFAAFSFATIIYAALVTRSGLFNSVHAFGESDTGTYLLVLTLISVVVPTVAVVLKYLKTDQQEPHGPDMSFKEIVLDVFEKQNLFLITLILFGLLTLVSVWGITFPVIQQLLASEKVAMAPQAVDFFNVNSYPAVIVMLLVAGYCLQYTKGKKTESLKTLGVVVVLTVLVSFYKMKNFHVLDHTTPFYQSQPPLYRFLGEISVLSIIPPLGYMLYAILQTFSDDVKKYHDKRRILIRRSGMLLIHLGVVFILFGTPISVSFGSTASPTLSQNQLGSQVDVGNGYSLMLNDVKTAAPVGSYPGTPIRSILANPQSYSGTTVEVSGKVVEKYDSGRYSYLTIDDDTGQMQIATDPVEINNGEEITATGLMMVDFVSQSTGEVYPAILFSNDARYLTVSGGLNTQQVYLTVFKNGREVGDGYAEYVTGPKGSATHPMVVRKLTKDIYILFQGKSESGSIPLTFKLIPMVNEVWLGIVFFSVGISMIMVYNPNPGTRKKGHKKV, encoded by the coding sequence ATGGAGACTGGAGACTCTTTACTATTCCTGGCCATAGTGACAAATGTCATTATACTGGCCGGTTTGCTACTCAAGGAACTGAAGAATGACGAAACGTTCATGCCCTGGATGACATGGTTATTGAGGGGCGCAACTGCGCTGCTTACCATTGACCTGCTATTGTTGACCAGCTACTTCGTGAACTCGAATTTCAGGTATATATATGTCTGGCAGTACAGCAGCCTGGACCTTTCCCTGTTCTATAAGATATCTGCAGTGCTGGCAGGACAGTCGGGCACGTTGCTCTTCTGGGTGTGGGTCATAGTTGTCTCTGCGTTCTGGCTCAGTGAAAAACACGGCTGGGACACACCGCTCATTCGCAGGACCCAGCTGGTTACCCTGCTGGTTGGGCTGTATCTGATGATAATGACCTTCAAGATATCTCCCTTCGAGACTATCTTTGTCTCAAACCCATCTCTCCCTCCGAATTTCATGCCTGATGACGGTTCCGGGCTGAACACCCTGCTCATCACTCCCTGGATGGCGATCCATCCTCCAACCCTGTTCATAGGGTATGGCCTGATGACCATCCCCTTCGCTGCTGCAATGGTCTATCTGTTCACCGGCGAGAAGGGCTGGGAACCCATTGCACGGCAATGGGGCAGGCTCACCTGGTTGTTCCTTACCTGGGGTATTGCGCTGGGTGGATTGTGGGCATACCTTATACTGGGATGGGGCGGCTTCTGGGCATGGGACCCGGTCGAGACATCCTCCTTCATACCCTGGCTGGTACTGACAGGCTTTTTACATGCCATCTCGCAGCACAGGAAGAATGAAATGAATTTCCAGTTGGCTGCACCCTTATTTGCAGCATTTTCCTTTGCAACTATCATATATGCGGCACTGGTGACACGCAGCGGACTGTTCAATTCGGTACATGCTTTCGGTGAGTCTGATACCGGCACATACCTGCTGGTGCTGACCCTGATTTCAGTGGTGGTTCCTACGGTCGCAGTAGTGTTGAAATACCTCAAAACAGATCAGCAGGAGCCGCACGGCCCTGATATGAGCTTTAAGGAGATCGTGCTGGATGTGTTCGAGAAGCAGAACCTGTTCCTTATCACATTGATATTGTTCGGGTTATTGACCCTGGTATCTGTGTGGGGTATCACGTTCCCGGTCATACAGCAACTCCTGGCAAGCGAAAAGGTAGCAATGGCGCCCCAGGCTGTGGATTTCTTTAATGTGAATTCCTATCCAGCAGTGATAGTGATGCTCCTGGTGGCAGGGTATTGCCTGCAGTACACCAAAGGCAAAAAGACCGAGTCATTGAAAACACTGGGCGTTGTCGTGGTATTGACGGTTCTGGTTTCGTTCTATAAAATGAAGAATTTCCATGTACTGGACCATACCACACCGTTCTACCAGTCCCAGCCGCCGCTGTATCGGTTCCTGGGCGAGATATCAGTATTGTCCATAATCCCACCCCTGGGATACATGCTCTATGCGATTTTGCAGACGTTCTCTGACGATGTAAAGAAGTACCATGACAAGAGAAGGATATTGATACGCCGTTCAGGTATGCTGCTCATCCATCTGGGCGTGGTGTTCATTCTGTTCGGCACGCCTATCAGCGTGTCTTTTGGAAGTACTGCCAGCCCTACCCTCAGTCAAAACCAGCTGGGTTCACAGGTAGATGTGGGGAACGGGTACAGCCTGATGCTTAATGATGTAAAGACTGCGGCTCCTGTGGGTTCGTATCCCGGGACTCCTATCCGGAGCATACTGGCAAACCCGCAATCCTATTCAGGCACAACTGTGGAGGTCAGCGGCAAGGTGGTGGAAAAATATGACAGCGGCAGGTATTCTTATCTCACGATCGATGACGACACCGGACAGATGCAGATTGCCACGGACCCGGTGGAGATAAACAATGGTGAAGAGATAACTGCCACAGGTCTGATGATGGTCGACTTTGTAAGCCAGTCTACAGGTGAGGTATACCCTGCAATCCTGTTCTCCAATGATGCCCGCTACCTGACCGTCTCAGGAGGTCTTAACACCCAGCAGGTCTACCTGACTGTTTTCAAGAACGGAAGGGAAGTAGGTGACGGATATGCCGAGTACGTGACCGGTCCCAAGGGCAGTGCCACGCATCCAATGGTTGTGCGAAAGCTGACAAAGGATATTTACATCCTGTTCCAGGGGAAGAGTGAATCCGGTAGTATTCCCCTTACGTTCAAGCTGATACCTATGGTCAATGAGGTATGGCTGGGGATTGTGTTCTTCTCGGTCGGGATCAGCATGATAATGGTCTATAATCCCAATCCCGGAACAAGGAAAAAGGGACACAAAAAGGTTTGA